Proteins from one Hydrogenophaga sp. SL48 genomic window:
- a CDS encoding helix-turn-helix domain-containing protein, with product MHAALAPTPTPTSPTRRTSVGDHLRHWRQLRRLSQLDLAADAELSTRHLSCVETGKASPSRELVLRLCERLAVPLRERNAWLVAAGYAPMYREHAMDDPSMQAARRAVQHILDSHEPWPAVAFDRHRNLVLANRMVAPLLSGVAPELLQAPANLLRISLHPGGLAPRIVNLNQWREHLFARLRQQIHQTGDEGLADLLTELMAYPAQPADAAQRLDGEHPGVLMPFLFQTPGGTLHLISTTTVFGSPVDITLQELALETFFPGDEATADALRAMAATMPA from the coding sequence ATGCATGCCGCCCTCGCCCCCACACCCACACCCACATCACCCACGCGCCGCACCAGCGTCGGCGACCACCTGCGCCACTGGCGCCAGCTGCGCCGCCTGAGCCAGCTCGACCTGGCAGCCGACGCCGAGCTGTCCACGCGCCACCTGAGCTGCGTGGAAACCGGCAAGGCCAGCCCCAGCCGCGAGCTGGTGCTGCGGCTGTGCGAGCGGCTGGCGGTGCCGCTGCGCGAGCGCAACGCATGGCTGGTCGCGGCGGGTTACGCGCCCATGTACCGGGAGCACGCCATGGACGACCCCAGCATGCAGGCCGCGCGCCGCGCCGTGCAGCACATCCTGGACAGCCACGAGCCCTGGCCCGCCGTGGCCTTCGACCGGCACCGGAACCTGGTCCTGGCCAACCGAATGGTCGCGCCGCTGCTGTCCGGCGTGGCGCCCGAGCTGCTGCAGGCGCCCGCCAACCTGCTGCGCATCAGCCTGCACCCGGGCGGCCTGGCGCCACGCATCGTGAACCTCAACCAGTGGCGCGAGCACCTGTTCGCCCGCCTGCGCCAGCAGATCCACCAGACCGGCGACGAGGGCCTGGCGGACCTGCTGACCGAGCTGATGGCCTACCCTGCCCAGCCCGCCGACGCCGCGCAACGCCTGGACGGCGAACACCCCGGCGTGCTCATGCCCTTCCTGTTCCAGACGCCGGGTGGCACGCTGCACCTGATCAGCACCACCACCGTGTTCGGCTCGCCGGTGGACATCACCCTGCAGGAACTGGCGCTCGAAACCTTCTTCCCCGGCGACGAAGCCACCGCCGATGCCCTGCGCGCGATGGCCGCTACCATGCCTGCATGA
- a CDS encoding N-acetylmuramoyl-L-alanine amidase, with protein MAVIRANRESIDDRFSVLGFTVRSELPLFEIAIATDPALLRPELRAQRTPGNFHTSRLLRTAPSQRGEAVYLVPPEVVSRFVGQQRLYFGLATYRESDRSTPVSMRMPDRGTMYVSLSGLTERGLRRSVRSRGPLTHNGAAYGGGGVELGWGGDAAGTPPPPSRDEDRAAAPKASTVPGAGPTTYSDGYSDELWTQPAPAAAPAPTPPTAPDPTTAPSATAQGLARRNGALRRPMVSARSLLISSDYQPANFWDALRAQAGFFLDSAMWYLGVLDTRVMPHAAVCQIRVPDGSAEGGLHGSGFFIGPRLIMTAAHVVNGQSELIVVRGKNGGGTAGANEPFGRFKVKTFRQHGSYGTHGSDFDIALIQVPAANAVGAGQYFDLVEELTQSRPEGVVVSGYAARWYADDLIEHFVNETIDPNRQHLMGGHIRELPTDETFSYNIQTLGGTSGSPVYWIEDTGAGPQAHLVGVHVAAHDATTNLGCRITANKLTWIRQVAAEWGQTLTFSMGRFARGLSAVDEDSAHDIGGPIPDDPTSTAQGWHGTRGLNLPAPEYPMASRFEAAASGNFRAVSGTRSIDRIVIHITDGGASINGTISWFKNPAAKVSAHYVIGQDGEIVQMVAHKDVAWHAGSANGTSIGIEHVANTKGLNPTPAQMCASAALVTWLCDQFGITPDRAHILGHAEADGKTTHQACPNAVWDWVYYMDMITTRTCYVPDALVPRTQSLGVRGHGHSHGLGEPQEASHDGLTDPDAMGIDGDIPDGDSDAVSQAQAWYARALGDPAPEYPGALKFAPAHPNNYTQGRKAGTAIDRIVIHITASKNDYDKTVKNWFQNPKQMMGTKRVRVSAHYVIGRGGEVVQVVAHGDTAHHANGANSRSIGIEHNATTTRDHAPTDAQYRASARLVAWLCAQLGLPADRSHVLGHSEVDPRTTHTSCPNSVWDWDTYMGHLAAEAAALSGGVVAQGLGLRRGYSMAQEIITPFYDPADPASALTCQADAFSQAREEWFAGVPNTTLFPHSAICLLEMNDGSGGVARGTGFYIGRNRILTCAHNLHNQASVVIIPGKNGNGGASTEPFGRATVTSASWRIPASYGGSNPATDLAVIDNVPIDAPNGLWFDELEELNQSRPEGVVVCGYSSRSTKVPELTKAIDGFKQHLHAGYIAALAPDDSTFSYPILTLKRASGSPVYYLSDKSGSLRSYVVGVHTGSDSDDLNRGCRLMQNKIDWIEGRTTSLSLGAPGAKGSRSLGADGPSDHAVHLIPQPNKHACWAAAMAMLLAHRRPSSHTPESIAREVGGSLTTSFGWDLIKAVKARYGFEVIDQPSNASIYHAPKQWAEWLNAFGPLWVVIVGAPHAVVVAGIRGNLDDPASTEVKILNPWDTRTAFDNDPVEFRPANVGYEAWLPFDTFAGDFGNMAEADYGNWRILHLPASAAGAQALSASDDAGSEAVDDPEQIHLLPPPPPVVRELSVSRALDGGATVAIATTIAGAVMERLANNDGDITWELDQLRGYKHPNDIAPSPLPPASDARPIRLTDWPAVDVGFLVKDRISAGFEINWQYNGRSVGNVLISNIATNDAIGMGLVVKAKIMDDNIVYPRSNPTFAALRVRFEYRFTHYVRGDKIAIRDIRLFGDGTYSDDGRWEQT; from the coding sequence ATGGCCGTTATCCGTGCAAACCGCGAGTCGATTGATGACCGTTTCAGCGTGCTGGGTTTCACCGTGCGCTCCGAGTTGCCCCTGTTCGAGATCGCCATCGCGACCGATCCGGCACTGCTCAGGCCCGAGCTGCGCGCTCAGCGCACGCCCGGCAACTTCCACACCAGCCGCCTGCTGCGCACGGCGCCGTCGCAACGCGGTGAGGCCGTGTACCTGGTGCCGCCCGAGGTGGTGTCGCGTTTCGTGGGCCAGCAGCGCCTGTATTTCGGTCTCGCGACCTACCGCGAGAGCGACCGCAGCACCCCGGTGTCGATGCGCATGCCGGACCGCGGGACGATGTACGTCAGCCTCTCGGGCCTGACCGAACGGGGCCTGCGCCGCTCGGTCCGCAGCCGCGGCCCCCTGACCCACAACGGCGCGGCGTATGGCGGTGGCGGCGTCGAGCTGGGCTGGGGAGGCGATGCGGCGGGCACCCCGCCGCCGCCGTCGCGCGACGAAGACCGCGCGGCGGCGCCCAAGGCCTCGACGGTCCCGGGCGCCGGGCCCACCACCTACAGCGACGGCTACTCGGACGAGCTCTGGACGCAGCCGGCGCCCGCCGCCGCACCGGCACCCACACCGCCCACCGCGCCGGACCCGACGACCGCGCCGAGCGCCACGGCACAGGGCCTGGCCAGGCGCAATGGGGCCTTGCGCCGTCCGATGGTGAGCGCGCGCTCGCTGCTGATCTCTTCCGACTACCAGCCCGCCAACTTCTGGGACGCGTTGCGCGCGCAGGCGGGCTTCTTTCTCGACAGCGCCATGTGGTACCTGGGCGTGCTCGACACCCGGGTGATGCCGCATGCGGCGGTCTGCCAGATCCGCGTGCCCGACGGGTCCGCCGAGGGCGGGCTGCACGGCTCCGGGTTCTTCATCGGCCCGCGCCTGATCATGACGGCCGCGCACGTGGTGAATGGCCAGAGCGAGCTGATCGTCGTTCGCGGCAAGAACGGCGGCGGCACGGCGGGGGCCAACGAGCCCTTCGGCCGTTTCAAGGTCAAGACCTTCCGCCAGCACGGTTCATACGGCACCCACGGCAGCGACTTCGACATCGCCCTGATCCAGGTGCCGGCGGCCAACGCGGTCGGCGCCGGCCAGTACTTCGACCTGGTCGAAGAGCTGACCCAGAGCCGGCCCGAGGGCGTGGTGGTCAGCGGGTACGCCGCGCGCTGGTACGCCGACGACCTGATCGAGCACTTCGTCAACGAGACCATCGACCCGAACCGCCAGCACCTGATGGGCGGCCACATCCGCGAGCTGCCGACCGACGAGACCTTCAGCTACAACATCCAGACCCTCGGCGGCACCAGCGGGTCGCCGGTGTACTGGATCGAAGACACCGGCGCCGGTCCCCAGGCCCACCTGGTGGGGGTTCACGTGGCCGCCCACGACGCGACCACCAACCTCGGCTGCCGCATCACCGCCAACAAGCTGACCTGGATCCGCCAGGTGGCGGCCGAGTGGGGGCAGACGCTGACCTTCTCGATGGGGCGCTTCGCCCGGGGCCTGTCGGCGGTCGACGAAGACAGCGCGCACGACATCGGCGGGCCGATCCCGGACGACCCCACCAGCACCGCGCAGGGCTGGCACGGCACCCGCGGCCTGAACCTGCCCGCGCCCGAATACCCGATGGCCAGCCGGTTCGAGGCCGCGGCCAGCGGCAACTTCCGCGCCGTCAGCGGCACCCGCAGCATCGACCGGATCGTGATCCACATCACCGACGGTGGCGCCAGCATCAACGGCACCATCAGCTGGTTCAAGAACCCGGCGGCCAAGGTCAGCGCGCATTACGTCATCGGGCAGGACGGCGAGATCGTGCAGATGGTCGCGCACAAGGACGTGGCCTGGCACGCCGGCTCGGCCAACGGCACCAGCATCGGCATCGAGCACGTCGCCAACACCAAGGGGCTGAACCCGACCCCGGCGCAGATGTGTGCGTCGGCCGCGCTGGTCACCTGGCTGTGTGACCAGTTCGGCATCACACCCGACCGCGCGCACATCCTCGGCCACGCCGAGGCCGACGGCAAGACCACCCACCAGGCCTGCCCGAACGCGGTGTGGGACTGGGTCTATTACATGGACATGATCACCACGCGCACCTGCTACGTGCCCGATGCCCTGGTGCCGAGGACGCAGTCGCTGGGGGTGCGCGGCCACGGTCACAGCCACGGCCTCGGCGAGCCGCAGGAGGCGTCGCACGACGGCCTCACCGATCCCGATGCCATGGGCATCGATGGCGACATCCCCGACGGCGACAGCGACGCTGTATCGCAGGCGCAGGCCTGGTACGCCCGCGCCCTGGGTGATCCGGCGCCGGAGTACCCGGGCGCGTTGAAGTTTGCGCCCGCCCATCCCAACAACTACACCCAGGGCCGCAAGGCGGGCACGGCCATCGACCGCATCGTCATCCACATCACCGCCAGCAAGAACGACTACGACAAGACGGTGAAGAACTGGTTCCAGAACCCGAAGCAGATGATGGGCACCAAGCGGGTTCGCGTCAGCGCGCACTACGTGATCGGCCGTGGCGGTGAGGTGGTGCAGGTGGTCGCGCACGGCGACACCGCGCACCACGCCAACGGCGCCAACAGCCGCAGCATCGGCATCGAACACAACGCCACCACCACCCGCGACCACGCCCCCACCGACGCGCAGTACCGCGCCTCGGCCAGGCTGGTTGCGTGGTTGTGTGCGCAGCTGGGACTGCCGGCCGACCGCAGCCACGTGCTCGGTCATTCCGAAGTCGATCCCAGGACGACCCACACGAGCTGCCCGAACTCGGTGTGGGACTGGGACACCTACATGGGCCACCTCGCCGCCGAAGCCGCGGCGTTGTCGGGCGGCGTGGTTGCGCAGGGTCTGGGCCTGCGCCGGGGCTATTCGATGGCGCAGGAAATCATCACGCCGTTCTACGACCCCGCCGATCCGGCCAGCGCGCTCACCTGCCAGGCCGACGCCTTCAGCCAGGCGCGCGAAGAATGGTTCGCCGGCGTGCCCAACACCACCCTCTTTCCGCACTCCGCCATCTGTCTGCTGGAGATGAACGACGGCAGCGGCGGCGTGGCGCGCGGCACCGGCTTCTACATCGGCCGCAACCGCATCCTCACCTGCGCCCATAACCTGCACAACCAGGCCAGCGTGGTCATCATCCCGGGCAAGAACGGCAACGGCGGCGCGTCCACCGAACCCTTCGGCCGCGCCACCGTCACCTCCGCCTCGTGGCGGATTCCGGCCAGCTACGGTGGCAGCAACCCGGCCACCGATCTGGCGGTGATCGACAACGTGCCCATCGATGCGCCCAACGGTCTGTGGTTCGACGAACTCGAAGAACTCAACCAGTCGCGGCCCGAGGGTGTCGTGGTCTGTGGCTATTCCTCGCGGTCGACCAAGGTGCCCGAGCTGACCAAGGCGATCGACGGCTTCAAGCAGCACCTGCACGCCGGCTACATCGCGGCGCTGGCGCCCGACGACAGCACCTTCAGCTACCCCATCCTCACCCTCAAGCGCGCCAGCGGCTCTCCGGTGTACTACCTCAGCGACAAGAGCGGGAGCCTGCGCTCCTACGTGGTCGGTGTGCACACCGGCAGCGACAGCGACGACCTCAACCGGGGTTGCCGCCTGATGCAGAACAAGATCGACTGGATCGAGGGCCGCACCACCAGCCTGTCGCTGGGTGCACCGGGCGCCAAGGGCAGCCGCTCGCTGGGTGCCGACGGGCCGTCCGACCACGCCGTGCACCTGATCCCGCAGCCCAACAAGCACGCCTGCTGGGCGGCCGCCATGGCGATGCTGCTGGCGCACCGGCGCCCGTCATCGCACACGCCGGAGTCCATCGCCCGCGAGGTGGGCGGCAGCCTGACCACGTCCTTCGGCTGGGACCTGATCAAGGCGGTCAAGGCGCGCTACGGCTTCGAGGTGATCGACCAGCCCTCCAACGCGAGCATCTACCACGCACCGAAGCAGTGGGCGGAATGGCTCAACGCGTTCGGCCCGCTGTGGGTGGTCATCGTCGGGGCGCCCCATGCGGTGGTGGTGGCCGGCATCCGCGGCAACCTGGACGATCCCGCGAGCACCGAGGTCAAGATCCTCAACCCCTGGGACACGCGCACCGCGTTCGACAACGACCCGGTCGAGTTCCGTCCCGCGAACGTGGGTTACGAGGCCTGGCTGCCCTTCGACACCTTCGCCGGTGATTTCGGCAACATGGCCGAGGCCGACTACGGCAACTGGCGCATCCTGCATCTGCCGGCGAGCGCGGCGGGTGCCCAGGCCCTGTCGGCCTCCGACGACGCGGGCAGCGAGGCCGTGGACGACCCCGAGCAGATCCACCTGCTGCCGCCGCCCCCGCCGGTGGTGCGCGAGCTGAGCGTGTCGCGGGCGCTCGATGGCGGCGCGACCGTGGCGATCGCCACCACCATCGCCGGCGCCGTCATGGAGCGCCTGGCCAACAACGACGGCGACATCACCTGGGAGCTGGACCAGCTGCGTGGCTACAAGCACCCCAACGACATCGCGCCGTCGCCCCTGCCGCCCGCGAGCGATGCGCGGCCCATCCGCCTGACCGACTGGCCGGCGGTCGACGTGGGCTTCCTGGTCAAGGACCGGATCAGCGCGGGCTTCGAAATCAACTGGCAGTACAACGGCCGGTCGGTGGGCAATGTGCTGATCAGCAACATCGCGACCAACGACGCCATCGGCATGGGCCTGGTCGTGAAGGCCAAGATCATGGACGACAACATCGTCTACCCGCGCAGCAACCCGACCTTCGCGGCACTGCGCGTGCGCTTCGAGTACCGGTTCACCCACTACGTGCGCGGCGACAAGATCGCGATCCGCGACATCCGCCTGTTCGGTGACGGCACCTACAGCGACGACGGGCGTTGGGAACAGACCTGA
- a CDS encoding collagen-like protein, protein MKNIALILTLLSTIGLAACDRTPVVVNTPPATVTVPGPAGPAGASGATGATGLQGDTGGQGVQGSTGAQGYTGDQGATGTQGEEGKTGKTGGSTTVIIEPAAPAPAPAN, encoded by the coding sequence ATGAAAAACATCGCATTGATCTTGACGCTGCTGTCCACCATCGGCCTGGCCGCCTGCGACCGCACCCCCGTGGTGGTCAACACACCGCCCGCCACCGTGACGGTGCCCGGCCCCGCCGGTCCTGCGGGCGCATCGGGCGCCACCGGCGCCACGGGGCTGCAGGGTGACACCGGTGGTCAGGGGGTCCAGGGCAGCACGGGAGCCCAGGGCTACACCGGCGACCAGGGCGCCACGGGCACCCAGGGCGAAGAGGGGAAGACCGGCAAGACCGGCGGCAGCACCACCGTGATCATCGAGCCGGCCGCCCCGGCCCCGGCTCCCGCCAATTGA
- a CDS encoding Rossmann-like domain-containing protein gives MSLPTMPIATAITRQLDAIARRWPTPRVHRLHVPHRDAAPGEHDAEFCAIELDDGAFGLSYVLLGDTLNGLLAAHGGGALPLAGADPMGLASRLLDGNAVERALALAAINAMTDSVWRRVGYEPPPAGNSLGDVELAATDHLGMIGFFPPLVRRVAEAGGRLSVVEMNEAMVARQRERFPGVTIGLDRALLADCNLVVGTSTMLLNDTLDDMLAAAPRATRFAVIGPSAGLWPDTLFERGVTLLGGTRITDPAGFAAAMAAGASWSGATRKFAIERGSWPGWRALTQRD, from the coding sequence ATGAGCCTTCCGACCATGCCCATCGCGACCGCGATCACCCGGCAGCTCGACGCCATCGCCCGGCGCTGGCCCACGCCCCGCGTGCACCGCCTGCACGTGCCGCACCGCGACGCGGCGCCGGGCGAACACGACGCCGAGTTCTGCGCGATCGAGCTTGACGACGGCGCCTTCGGCCTCTCGTACGTGCTGCTCGGCGACACGCTCAACGGCCTGCTGGCGGCCCACGGCGGCGGTGCCCTGCCCCTGGCCGGTGCCGACCCGATGGGCCTGGCGTCCAGGCTGCTCGATGGCAACGCCGTGGAACGCGCCCTGGCGCTGGCCGCCATCAACGCCATGACCGATTCGGTCTGGCGCCGCGTGGGCTACGAGCCGCCGCCGGCCGGCAACTCGCTGGGCGATGTGGAGCTCGCCGCCACCGACCACCTGGGCATGATCGGCTTCTTCCCGCCGCTGGTGCGGCGCGTGGCCGAGGCCGGCGGGCGCCTGTCGGTGGTGGAGATGAACGAAGCCATGGTGGCGCGCCAGCGCGAGCGTTTTCCCGGCGTGACCATCGGCCTCGACCGCGCGCTGCTGGCCGACTGCAACCTGGTGGTCGGCACCTCGACCATGCTGCTCAATGACACGCTGGACGACATGCTCGCGGCCGCGCCCCGGGCCACGCGCTTCGCGGTGATCGGCCCCTCGGCGGGCCTGTGGCCCGACACCCTGTTCGAGCGCGGCGTGACGCTGCTGGGCGGCACGCGAATCACCGACCCGGCCGGCTTCGCTGCGGCCATGGCCGCCGGCGCATCGTGGAGCGGTGCCACGCGCAAGTTCGCGATCGAGCGGGGTTCATGGCCGGGCTGGCGGGCGCTGACCCAAAGGGACTGA
- the trhP gene encoding prephenate-dependent tRNA uridine(34) hydroxylase TrhP — MKAPELLLPAGTLQRMRAAYDFGADAVYAGQPRYSLRARNNEFRMEQIAQGIEEAHARGKKFFVTSNLIAHNDKLRTYLRDLQPVVELRPDALIMADAGLIMLVREQMEKGLWPEVPIHLSVQANTTNSAAVKFWHKQGVSRIILSRELSLDEVAAIRNDCPDIELEVFVHGALCIAYSGRCLLSGYFNRRDPNQGTCTNACRWEYKTQAATTDTDTGEAVPLAQLDGFNFAQEDEEAASAFSTVGNGQRHPEAHKVWLIEEAGRPGELMPIMEDEHGTYIMNSKDLRAVEHVGKLAAMGIDSLKIEGRTKSHYYVARTAQVYRRAIDDAVAGKPFNPELLLELEGLSNRGYTGGLMERRPAQDYQNYITGHSASQRSQFVGEVLQVREDGWTEVEAKNRFAVGDRLEVIHPGGNRIVQLDAMRNQDGEAIEVAQGSPIRVWVPLGAPTEGALIARLI; from the coding sequence ATGAAAGCCCCCGAACTCCTGCTCCCCGCCGGCACGCTGCAACGCATGCGCGCCGCCTACGACTTTGGCGCCGACGCCGTGTATGCCGGGCAACCGCGCTATTCCTTGCGCGCGCGCAACAACGAGTTCCGCATGGAACAGATCGCGCAGGGCATCGAAGAGGCCCACGCGCGCGGCAAAAAATTCTTCGTCACCAGCAACCTGATCGCGCACAACGACAAGCTGCGCACCTACCTGCGCGACCTGCAGCCGGTGGTGGAGCTCCGGCCCGACGCGCTCATCATGGCCGACGCCGGCCTGATCATGCTGGTGCGCGAGCAGATGGAGAAAGGCCTCTGGCCCGAGGTGCCGATCCACCTCTCTGTGCAGGCCAACACCACCAACAGCGCGGCGGTGAAGTTCTGGCACAAGCAGGGCGTGAGCCGCATCATCCTGAGCCGCGAATTGAGCCTCGACGAGGTGGCCGCGATCCGCAACGACTGCCCCGACATCGAGCTGGAAGTCTTCGTGCACGGCGCGCTGTGCATCGCGTATTCGGGCCGCTGCCTGCTCAGCGGCTACTTCAACCGCCGCGACCCCAACCAGGGCACCTGCACCAACGCCTGCCGCTGGGAATACAAGACCCAGGCCGCGACCACCGACACCGACACCGGTGAAGCCGTGCCGCTGGCCCAGCTCGACGGCTTCAACTTCGCGCAGGAAGACGAAGAAGCGGCGAGCGCCTTCTCCACCGTGGGCAACGGCCAGCGCCACCCCGAGGCCCACAAGGTCTGGCTGATCGAAGAAGCCGGCCGACCGGGCGAGCTGATGCCGATCATGGAAGACGAGCACGGTACCTACATCATGAACAGCAAGGACCTGCGTGCCGTCGAGCACGTGGGCAAGCTGGCGGCCATGGGCATCGATTCGCTCAAGATCGAGGGCCGCACCAAGAGCCACTACTACGTGGCGCGCACCGCGCAGGTGTACCGCCGCGCCATCGACGACGCCGTGGCCGGCAAGCCCTTCAACCCCGAGCTGCTGCTCGAACTCGAAGGCCTGTCCAACCGCGGCTACACCGGCGGCCTGATGGAGCGCCGCCCGGCGCAGGACTACCAGAACTACATCACCGGCCACTCGGCCAGCCAGCGCAGCCAGTTCGTGGGCGAGGTGCTGCAGGTGCGCGAAGACGGCTGGACCGAGGTCGAGGCCAAGAACCGCTTCGCCGTGGGCGACCGGCTGGAGGTGATCCACCCCGGCGGCAACCGCATCGTGCAGCTGGACGCCATGCGCAACCAGGACGGCGAGGCCATCGAGGTCGCGCAGGGCAGCCCGATCCGCGTCTGGGTGCCGCTGGGTGCGCCGACCGAAGGCGCGCTGATCGCGCGCCTGATCTGA
- a CDS encoding DUF3309 family protein produces MSLGTILLIVLILMLIGVFPTWSHSKSWGYGPTGGLGLVVVILIVLVLMGRI; encoded by the coding sequence ATGAGCCTTGGAACCATATTGCTGATTGTGCTGATCCTGATGCTGATCGGTGTCTTTCCCACCTGGTCGCACAGCAAAAGCTGGGGCTACGGGCCCACCGGCGGGCTGGGGCTGGTGGTGGTCATCCTGATCGTGCTGGTGCTGATGGGGCGCATCTGA
- a CDS encoding S8 family peptidase, producing the protein MNTSHTVRGRLLLTLKLGEMPEHVPGWRACTHHGADMAEHIDGGVIDRLLRHHGGALRAVRLHSARQPRSARAVPGAYRFDEVEQISGVARVLRVQVRDPAGMPALLQALAEVPMVERVTANHLSHAPFADAPGAGIAADVRTLDHAWVRQCARIDEALRYEGGDPAVVLGLADTGVSLSHVELASRLRAGFDSVDLDPETVGGVTLVGDYRRAGERPQDEVGHGSGCAGIMAALGKGMPPGAAGACGLTPVRVLGAALGPGDKRVGVGALDNIDAGMKRLIDLGVKVINMSFGTPESMLDADAPRPHEEIVRYALARGVILVAASGNSGLSERYFPAALPGVIAVGAIERGLGPASFSTRGGHVALCAPGRDIRTCGISGYQLASGTSFAAPHVAAVCALLASRAQRRAQPLDSVEARDILIASARPFAVAGVTGCGAGVLDALAALRRLDADIDRRLREEDGPADEPDALAVA; encoded by the coding sequence ATGAACACCTCTCACACCGTGCGCGGCCGCCTGTTGCTCACGCTCAAACTGGGCGAGATGCCCGAGCACGTGCCGGGCTGGCGCGCCTGCACCCACCACGGCGCCGACATGGCCGAGCACATCGACGGTGGCGTGATCGACCGCCTGCTGCGCCACCACGGCGGCGCGCTGCGCGCGGTGCGCCTGCACAGCGCGCGCCAGCCGCGCAGCGCGCGCGCCGTGCCCGGCGCCTACCGCTTCGACGAGGTCGAGCAGATCAGCGGCGTGGCCCGGGTGCTGCGGGTGCAGGTGCGCGACCCGGCCGGCATGCCGGCGCTGCTGCAGGCGCTGGCGGAAGTGCCCATGGTCGAGCGGGTCACGGCCAACCACCTCAGCCACGCGCCGTTTGCCGACGCGCCCGGGGCAGGGATCGCGGCAGACGTCCGGACCCTGGACCACGCCTGGGTGCGGCAGTGCGCGCGCATCGACGAGGCCCTGCGCTACGAAGGCGGTGACCCGGCGGTGGTGCTCGGCCTGGCCGACACCGGCGTGTCGCTGTCGCACGTCGAGCTGGCGTCGCGGCTGCGCGCGGGTTTCGACAGCGTGGACCTCGACCCCGAGACCGTGGGCGGCGTCACCCTGGTCGGCGACTACCGCCGCGCCGGCGAACGCCCGCAGGACGAGGTCGGCCACGGCAGCGGCTGCGCCGGCATCATGGCGGCCCTCGGCAAGGGCATGCCCCCGGGGGCCGCGGGCGCCTGCGGGCTCACGCCGGTGCGGGTGCTGGGCGCCGCGCTCGGCCCCGGCGACAAGCGCGTGGGCGTGGGCGCGCTCGACAACATCGACGCCGGCATGAAGCGGCTGATCGACCTGGGCGTGAAGGTCATCAACATGAGTTTCGGCACGCCCGAGTCCATGCTCGACGCCGATGCGCCGAGGCCCCATGAAGAAATCGTGCGCTACGCGCTGGCGCGGGGCGTGATCCTGGTGGCGGCGAGCGGCAACTCGGGCCTGAGCGAGCGCTACTTCCCGGCGGCGCTGCCCGGGGTCATCGCGGTCGGCGCGATCGAGCGCGGCCTGGGCCCCGCGTCCTTTTCCACCCGGGGCGGGCATGTGGCCCTGTGTGCGCCTGGCCGCGACATCCGCACCTGCGGCATCAGCGGCTACCAGCTGGCCAGCGGCACCAGCTTTGCCGCCCCGCACGTGGCCGCGGTCTGTGCGCTGCTGGCGTCGCGCGCCCAGCGGCGTGCCCAGCCGCTGGACAGCGTCGAGGCGCGGGACATCCTGATCGCCAGCGCGAGGCCGTTTGCGGTGGCCGGCGTGACCGGTTGCGGTGCGGGCGTGCTCGATGCGCTGGCCGCGCTGCGGCGGCTCGACGCGGACATCGACCGCCGGCTGCGAGAAGAAGACGGCCCTGCCGATGAACCCGACGCTCTGGCGGTTGCCTGA